The Penaeus monodon isolate SGIC_2016 chromosome 17, NSTDA_Pmon_1, whole genome shotgun sequence genome contains the following window.
GTTTAAAGAAAGCCATTCGGTGTTATTTTGACGTGGGATGATGTTAAATGAGGAACTTCGGTTTGTTATTGTACAGCGAGCGCCCGAGTCGACACGAAAACGCTATATTTATTTCTCGTAacgaataagagaaataaaaggacgaggaggagaaggagaagaaagggaaattgatTAAGTCATAAAACCTTGTctgcagtttttttgttttttttcgatcgATCAAGGGTttaattcattctttctttctctttctttccttccttgttATGCACGAAATCATTTAAAggcaagatataaaaaagaaaaaaaaaatagtttatagttTACATTGAGATCGAGGTTACCAGTGCAATCGATTTTCAGTAAATATCATGTAAATGTATTAGAAATTAAAGACATGCgttcatatcccccccccctctctctctctctctctctctctctctctctctctctctctctctctctctctctctctctctctctctctctctctctctctcacacaggaTTTACAAACATGAGAAAACGAAATTAtccatttaataaatatttaccaTATTGCAAATGAGGCACCAAAAATAAGCATATAAAATTATCGAGTGTGATTTTGTAATTATGGTTAAGAGTGGCGTAAATTTTTTTTCGAGAATCTTCTAATAGAGAGATGTTTTGTAAACTAAATTTGCAAAATCTATTTAGAATACTCTTGATCAGTTTAATAGCTTTGTTAATAGCTTTAAAATGATGCAGATTTGAATGCAAGATACGCAATTGCATTACGggagcatacattttttttttctaatactttgaAACGAGGAAaatgagttttaaaaaatattattattattattattattattattattattattattattattattattgcataaatTGGAAGCTCTGTACGAGTTTATTTATGCCCATTCAAATAGACGGATTTGTTAAGTTTTTGTTTACTTCCATATTATATACagtactttttttaaattccggAAGAGACATATccaacaatttattttttatttttattcagtatTTCTCCTTCAAATATCGGAATTGCATAATATCTCTACCCTCGATTAAAATATTTTACCTTGCCtttgggtaatgatgatgaatatgaaataaaaaaaaaatcgcggatCTAAATTTTTCAGTTAGATGAAGGAATTGCCAGAGAGTTCGTCGCGGTCAATACTGAGTGTTGTTCTTCAGTGTTTTGCTTCGTAGCAACCACGATTAGCGCCTTGTTTGGAAATCGGCAGTTCTAACACGCAAGCTTTTTGCTGCGCGAGTTGCCGGAAAGAAAccttgggagagggaggaggagggagagggagaaagagagggggagagggagaaagagagggggagagggagaaagagagggggagagggagaaagagagggggagagggagaaagagagggggagagggagaaagagagggggagagggagaaagagagggggagagggagaaagagaagggaagagggagagagactgtgtgtgcgtgtgcgtgtgcgtgcgtgcgtgcgtgcgtgtgtgtgtgtgtgtgtgtgtgtgtgtgtgtgcgtcaaaaAATGTTACGCAACCCCCCCTAAGGGTATTTTTCCTTCCCAAGATTTCAAAATTGTTGTGATCGGCAAAATGGCGCAACCACGTGCTTTGTGTAAATATTTTGATCTCGCTCCGACTTACttagcttggggggggggggggagtttaagaCTTCTCATGACGTAAGCCTGAATACCAGTCGGTGTGTTTCGAACCTTCATCTTTTGTTAAACTCTccggctaaagaaaaaaaataataatgagattcttATTCCCATTAGCTGTACTCTGCACGAAATCCAAAATCCTTAATCTAGATTTaatcccacaaaacacaaaattaaaaaaaggtaaccaCAAGCTTGTGAAACGTGTACAGAAGCGAGtgatcaaccccctccccccctccccctccccccaggagcGTAACGGTGACAGGAACAGAACATTAATCGCTGATGTTAGCTAATCAAGAGACACACTGCCCTGGTCGGACGCCCCCGGACTGAGGAACAAAGGGAGTCTGGATTAATTTAGGGctcgattttgtttgtttgtttaatccaTCGCTTTCGATTAATTTTAGggctcgatatttttttttttttataaggctcggtttgggttttgtttgtgggtttgttggATGGGTCTatctcattttgtttgtttgtttgcttgtcgtATAGCTATGTTTAGTTACATAGCTTTTAATTACATatttgtccttctttttttccttttttttccttttgttatgtcGCCATAAAGTATATTAGTTTTACGATTAAAAAAAACAGagtctacacacatacatgcactgtACGTATATTAGTGTTTTGATCGACTTCGTTACCACGAGATGGCACGCATTTCCTCTCCGTAAACAATCCGTTAACGATGCCCTGGTACTTACCGATTTACGGGGTCGACTTCACACCCAAGGCCGTTGCTCGTTGCTGATTGTGGATCCCTATAttttgtgggggaggaggggggcgggtgttcttccttttcttttcctcttcctcctcgtcttttcctcttcttgatctcctTTCGCCTTTCCTCTTCTTGACCTTCCTTTTCTACGctgctttccccccttttttatattttttttccagcttaTTCCGTGCGTCTCGTGCAGCCAACCAACACCCCTTAGACTTTCCTGTCTGCCACCCGTGTGGCGTACACTCTCTTCCTGAATTCACTGCGGCCgcgtcttcccttcctcttgtGCGAGGATGAGACTCGTTATTACTTGAATGGTTGTTTGGTGATTGCGTGGGTTaatggaggttttttttttcgttttgttgttttccttctgtttcatTTGTATTTGGGCTCGAAAGGGACTCTCGAAAGGGAGGGTATTTCTAAAACGCAGCGTGTTTTGAAAGGCTGAAATCCATGAAATCTGTGGAGGTAATGATTCGTGGtcatagagagaaaagggggaaaaggatgcaAGTGTGCCCTGTAAAAGtgggttttttattataaccCAACTGGTGGCTTCTCTGAAATGGTAGTTTGGAATGCTCAGatgtatttttttgtctctctctctttttttctttaccaattCCTCCTTCGGGAATACATCTTAGTGTGTGAGAGGCGGTGAGAGACTGCGCGTGTGGgagactttttatctttttaaatggcgaaacatacatatgtttatttgctcttttattgtgtgtggttttaatttCGGGAGAGGAGAgctggatttttgttttttctctagaATCCAGTTGGGAAAATCTAGAAAACAGGATTAGTCTTTGAAAACGAACGAACGACCTTGTTGGCCCTGCCTCGggtgttcattaaaaaaaaaaagcttaagaaTACGTGTTCTGTGCTCTGCCGAGAGGGATTTTCACCGATGGAAAAAAAGCGATGGAAGATTTCTGAAATGCCGAAGGGAAGAGACACATCGAGACGTGGAGTAAggtttgtgtataattatatcgTCGTGGTTGTGGGTGTTGCCTCCTCTATGTGCAGtctggtgtgggtgttttggggttacTCGTGTGGGGGGCAGTTTGTCTgtgtgaattttctttctttctgtaattctctttctctctctttctttttctctcctcttccccctccccatctggctctccctccctccttcatttcttcccttccctggtccctcctccctctctccacgccgtctctttccctctccttcctccctccctccctcccttccttcctccctcccttcctcccttccttccttcctcccttcctcccttctctctcctcccctcccctttcctcccctcccctttatccctATAGCCTTCTCGCCCCTACTTCTTCCCTCatacttcctcccttccacccttctctcccttccacccttctctccctttcccaccatACCAATGCGTCTGTATATTACCAGGTAATCCAATgacatcccccaaccccccccccccccccgccccgcccattctctctcttgttcaccaCACCCCCCCATTTATCACCACCTAACgtgtctccccttttcccctcccgttTCCAGTTCTACGTGCAAGCATCCCTGGCGTCTGGCATGCAGCCGGCGCCGCCCGCGATAGCCCCGGCGCCGGGACCCCAGACGAGCACCACCACGGTGTCGGCGATCCCGCAGCCTCTGCAGCACCACCTGGCCCCCCAGCCGCTCACGCACCCGGGGGTCTCGCCGTCGCCGATGCCACAGGTAGGGcccggaagggagggggaggcccggaagggagggggaggggggcgcgcAGGGGAGACACCCGAGAAGGGACataggggatgtgtgtgtgtgtgtgtgtgtgtgtgtttgtttgtatagatGTATTTACCacccaatattatataaatatatatcacatttgtaGGAGTAGGTATTGAGGAAATCATATTTCTCAAGAACATTTTTCTAAGATAACAGTAGCTGCTATATTCTCTTGGTCTTTGTTCATGAATAAaagctttattttgtattttaattttcatcatttattattagttacGTAAATTGTCAATGGTGTAGATGGAAAGAGTAGGAGCCTACATATGTatcatttatgatattttattaatcaCATTTGTCCTATGAAATCCCTGCAAATGACTGCCAGTACAAACCGTATCAGGCTTTTCAATACTAGATAATTAAGACGTTAATAGCGTGTTATTACTAAATCTTGGAATGTTCCAGTTCTCCCCCCAGGTGCAGGTGATTCAGGGTAGCATACCTGGAGGGCCATACCTACAGCAGCTGTACCACAATGGCCAAGGCCAGCTGATCATGCCCAGCAACCTTACCCTCCAGACCGCCACGGGCATGAACGCAACGCCCATCCAGCCCAACACCTTGAATGGTCTAAGTCAGCCCATCCAAGTGAGTAGTGCATACGAGGTTATATAGGCTctgagtaaatgaataaataaataaacaattttatgATACATAGGAACTGATAAGAGTATTTTCATGGAGTATAATGTTCATGTTTTGTGAAATGCTGTATGgcgaatgtatgtttgtatgaaaaTTGAATGATACATAGGAACTGATGATAAGATAAGACGCTATTTtcatgtagtataatatattttgttaaatgCTGCATGGAGAATGTATATGTTTGGCGTTCATGTTCTGTACTTTCAAAGCATGAAGGAGACTCAGTCTCAACTTTAATCAGAACATGTTGCCTCAGGTCATAGCGACAGGGAAGCCGTTCCAAGGGCAGATCGCTCCTCACATGCTGACCACTGCCGGCAAGTCGGGAGTCCTGCAAACTGGGGGACAAGGtaatcctttttcctctttagaTTTGACTTCTgtaatctctcgtctctctttctctttctcgtatcCATGCTGAATATAATCTGATAtatctgttcttttctctttctcatatcaATACTGAGTATAAtctgatatattgttttttttttctctttctcatatccATACTGAGTATAATCTGAtatattgttcttttcttcttcatttaatACCAACATTAAACTGAAAAAGATCAATATTCCTCGATTGCTCCGACAGCATTGCCCAGCATCCTAATGTCCTTTCCCCCATAGGGTATTCCCCGACAGCTATCCCCACGACAGCAAGTCAGACTTTAGTGATCGGTCAGTTGCCTGTCGGTGTCATTAGCAGTCAGCAACACAATATACTCCCCGCCCATTCTTCAACCCACAAGCCTACGGACATGCAGAAGGTAAGGCTTTGACACTCTGAGTGTGTAGTTGGTTCTTGGGGTGTAATGGCTACTGGGGTCACTTTAGGTATTGCTGAGTGATTCGGCTTGATATTCGCGAAATGGCTTGAAAGGCGATTAAAGACGAAGGGAGATGTTCTGTGCCTTTGATTTAGGTCTGATGAAAATATGCTTATAGGTAAATTGATGGAAATTAGGGCGATTAATGTCTTgtgctctcttttctctgtacAATAGCAGGGCATCACTTGGGCCACGCCAGGTGCCTTACACTCCCCTGCCCTCCTAACTGCTCAGAATCAGCCTATTTTCATCCGCGGACCACAACAGGGACAAGAAAATGTCTTTATATCTAACCCACAACCAACTATGCATGTACCCAATTGTAAGTAATTTTTGCTTATGAAATGTGTGTATAAAGGTGTGCATGTACAGCATGGGCTGTGATTTTATTAAGTGAATTTATATGTATCCAGAGCTTTTGAAACCGTTGGCCTTTGCACACATACCCTTGTTAACATACCAATCTCTCTCCTGTAGCCATGATGCCACCTCTAGGATCGATGCAGCCAGGCCCACAGAATCAGAAGCCAAGAGCGGGGATGGAGATTCAGCCGAAAACGCCCAACATGCGCCCAGCGATCCTTCCTTCCAATTCCACGCAAATACGACATGGTTCTTCTGTGTCGACCCAGACTGCTGGCCAACAGCTTGCCCCTGGACACATGTCTGCGCCCAGAGCACAGGTGAGCATTGTACTGAAGAAAGTTTCTTGCTCTGTATGGATTAACGCGACGTTTGGgcatatttgtttttaatttacctGTCACTGGAACACTTCACTTGAGTCTGCCATCACTCGACAGAATAAGATGCGTGGGAAGAGTGGAGCAAATCGAACGTCCCCGGCCATGGCAGCCACCCCACAGATGACGGCTACTCAAGTGAATCACAGCGTTGCAACAGCCAATGCAGTTGCTGTAGGGACCGCCAACACTGCAACACAGATTATGCAGCAACCCACAGTATCTCAGGCACCAATGTCAACAGTGACTCCCACATCTATCACCGCTCCAAATAAACTTAACACTCAGTCTGCTGCACCCATACAAGCTATCTCCAGTATGACCCAGGCCAAGTAAGTGTAAAAGAAGTGATCTCAGTTCTACAACTTTcaagaaacaaataaactaaaTGTATTGAACAAATATTCCCAATTTTTGCATCATAAGTGACAGCATGTAAGTCACTTGCTTCATAGCTTCAACCATTTCAGGCCTGGCGTTCCTATGACCCCTCCGACAGCCCCTCTCCCTCCAGTAGCACAACCCCCCCCGGGCTTACCTCAGCTAGTGCGAGCCCCCCCGCCCAAGCCGCCCCCGGCGTCCGTGGCCATCCCTCAGGTGTCCGTGGCGCCATCTCCTCCGGCCCTCATTTCGAGTGTGGCAATGCAGGGCACAACTCCAGTTCAGACCCTGACGAGCCAAGCGCCAATCACCAGCCATGCTCCAGTTCTAGCCCCGGCAGGCATGCCTCAGATGCAGGTCACTTCCACAGTGGCTCCTGTTACAACCTCCCTTCAGCCGCCAACGCTCGCCCCAGCCATGGCGCCgatttcctccacccctcccactcTGCAGCACAAGCAGCAGGAGGTGAAGGCAGAAAATAGTCCAGCCAAGAAGCTTAATACCATGCCTCCAGTCAGTACAACTACTACAGTGACCGTGACACCTGCCACTCAAGCTCCCCCGCAGCCACAGCCACCCCCAACACCTGCCCCGACACCCACTCCAACTCCAACGCAAACCCCAACCCTAACTCCAATTCAGACTCCCACTCCAGCCCAGGCACaaactcccacccccactcctactcccacACCAACCCCAATGCTTACTCCAGCACCAACGCCAACTCTTGTGCCAGCCCCAGTGGCGGCTCCTCCAACTCCAACAGTTAACGGCACACCATCCAGTGAAAGCGGGGAAGGTATGTTCTCTTCTCTTGTATTCGTCAGTTGATCAGATTTAGAagtgaatgcatatataattgcatatgtcTACAGCTGACAACTATACTTTTATAacctgcccctctcctcccctgcagTAAGAGATAAGACTCCCCAGCCAACCATGAATGGCACTCACCCGGTCACCCCTCAGCCACCAAGCACTGGGCCACCCAAAGCCATGGTGAAGCCTCAAGTCCTCACACACGTTATCGAGGGCTTTGTTATTCATGAAGGTAAGAGTCGCTGTACAGGAAGAAAACGTTCAGTTATCAGCTCTTTGTCTGTTGTTAACTTCTGATTATGTTTTAGTTTTCTGTCCAGTTGATGGCTGCATGCTGTTTAAGAGGCAACAAAATCTCCCCATTTCATCCAACTGATCACTGCTGCTTCAAGTATTCTTTGTGTATTGTCTAGATTTGAAAAGAGGGATGTTCTCTCTCCCAATGCTTTGCATCCTTTGCATCCATGGTTTTTATCTCATGTGATTCtttagtgtgtgtggtatgaaatGCCCTTTTCTTCTTAAACTGTTACTAATTTTGGAATTATCCATGTTATTGCAATGTAGTCACGGAGACCGAAAGAGGCTATTGCATCTTTGTTTTGCTCTGTTTAGTGTCTTGTTTAAGTCTTGTACAGTAGTCTAACCTCCGTATTCTACTTGTAGAATTTCCTGTTACCTTTGAATGTTTTCTATGACCCTCACATTCTGGCTGCAAATGAATAGAACATTCTCTGCATATTCATTTAGTTCCTGTGACTTGCATGAAAAGAATTTAGTCCTTGGACAGTGCATTCATAAAGGCTTACCATTCCATATGTTTTCCTATCTATTTTTCGATCTGATTACTGTATATTGCAAATATTACAATAGGAATATTCATAGAAGTACCATTAGTAAACAGTTTACAAAGGAGTCAGCCAACATATCACAGTTATTTTATTTCACCAAAATTAATTAACATGGCAGTAACATGTTGAATGCCCAAGAGAACAAAGTAAATGGCTGCATGAATtcgggataataatatatatatatatagcttaggaTCTTCATATGGCAGAGGTTGGTGTATTTTGCAAAACCTTTTAAGTCTGGCAAAGTATTTTTGTGAATGTAAGAATTCCTCAGCAGTTACTGGCAACCCACAAAGTTAttttgattatctatttatttctagtttcccctcccccccccccttctccctctttgtgaTTTTTGAAAAATGGTCATATTTAGACTTTTCCTTCtcacccttttctttatttctctcttataaTTTGTCAAACCCTTTCACCAGGACAGCTGTGTTAGTTTATATAGGATTAGATAAGTCTGTGTTAGATTGCATTTTTCCAGCCCTGGCAGATCATGAAAGCAATTAGAATgcacaaaagacacacaaagccttttatttatttattcatcttttatattttatttttatttatttattttttctttattgagaGAAACAGAacataggacaaaaaaaaattgtctggtGAAAGGGTTTTATGGAGATAAGGCAatgttttaagggggaaaaaaatcacacagatGATGAAGAACTTTgaaaggaccaaaaaaaaaaaaaaataacaataataattaattaaaaaaaaaagggaggaaagaaagatagattccAACGCAGACTTCTTAATAGCTTCAGAGCCGTTCCCCGTGAGTCGGTCGTCCTTGTTAACCGAGATCTCCAAGCCACGCCCACCCAACTGCACCAACACAATGCCAGTGGCTGCAGTCACCTCTTCGTCGGCTCAAGCTCCAATGGGcggacaggcagagaaagagaacctGCCTGACGATGAAGCTGCCAGTAAGGACGAATGCTTTTTCATGATTGGTTGGGACGTGTGTGCTTACTGTGTAggaacttcttcttttttttttttctttcttcttttcgccctcctcgtctctcttgccccccctcccctctttctttttttctttttggttttcttcttcttgttcttgttcttctccttgcCTAGATATGCAGtcaagatagtttttttttttttctttcctttttttctcctttcattcctttgGGGGACGTAGAGGCATTGTGTTCTCATTCTTCtcagcttgtaaaaaaaaaaaattgttttgtatgGTTTGCGTAGACTATTAACCACTGGTTTGTCAACACGAACACAAAGCATGTTAGAACTAAACGCGTACAGTATGGTTTATAAG
Protein-coding sequences here:
- the LOC119583776 gene encoding polyhomeotic-like protein 2 (The sequence of the model RefSeq protein was modified relative to this genomic sequence to represent the inferred CDS: added 141 bases not found in genome assembly), with translation MSEDTEAATQQQHGQTSEIAQHHHPQTTTLVAMQAAPAGQPIVPQVSPQVAQQQGVPQPGMPQVMQQAPQTAHSPHGVTTSMPPQSQQFYVQASLASGMQPAPPAIAPAPGPQTSTTTVSAIPQPLQHHLAPQPLTHPGVSPSPMPQFSPQVQVIQGSIPGGPYLQQLYHNGQGQLIMPSNLTLQTATGMNATPIQPNTLNGLSQPIQNMLPQVIATGKPFQGQIAPHMLTTAGKSGVLQTGGQGYSPTAIPTTASQTLVIGQLPVGVISSQQHNILPAHSSTHKPTDMQKQGITWATPGALHSPALLTAQNQPIFIRGPQQGQENVFISNPQPTMHVPNSMMPPLGSMQPGPQNQKPRAGMEIQPKTPNMRPAILPSNSTQIRHGSSVSTQTAGQQLAPGHMSAPRAQNKMRGKSGANRTSPAMAATPQMTATQVNHSVATANAVAVGTANTATQIMQQPTVSQAPMSTVTPTSITAPNKLNTQSAAPIQAISSMTQANFNHFRPGVPMTPPTAPLPPVAQPPPGLPQLVRAPPPKPPPASVAIPQVSVAPSPPALISSVAMQGTTPVQTLTSQAPITSHAPVLAPAGMPQMQVTSTVAPVTTSLQPPTLAPAMAPISSTPPTLQHKQQEVKAENSPAKKLNTMPPVSTTTTVTVTPATQAPPQPQPPPTPAPTPTPTPTQTPTLTPIQTPTPAQAQTPTPTPTPTPTPMLTPAPTPTLVPAPVAAPPTPTVNGTPSSESGEVRDKTPQPTMNGTHPVTPQPPSTGPPKAMVKPQVLTHVIEGFVIHEASEPFPVSRSSLLTEISKPRPPNCTNTMPVAAVTSSSAQAPMGGQAEKENLPDDEAARKKPGEHTSTSPKGDTAKCEFCGKTDLRSKFKRSKRFCSTSCAKRYNVGCTKRIGLFRNPEESPCKRMREDDSLEEPDHAPQLEVAEPQDAGSEMEVDDGTTAVEGTPLLSSKAEEEDESANTESPMKSPRVDILRWTVKDVVDFIQNLPGCKEYAEDFALQEIDGQALMLLKADHLMSAMSMKLGPALKICAKIESMRGDRKET